One Banduia mediterranea genomic region harbors:
- a CDS encoding HlyD family secretion protein translates to MAEPTQSVNDRKKRRSRAGTLVAIIVVALGVVAWWWLGRGRVSTDNAFIQADIVQLSPRINGTVAEVLVDENDWVDAGQPLVRLDPVDYDVQVDQARAAVATARAQLETAAADLDLTREQSEAGVLQAEAVLRAAQSEASRAAKDAQRYRDLLAKDEIARQQVDQIETMAQSAREQVEQARAGLRQARTAPQQVAARQAQVNAAQARLEQAEAILRQAELERSYCEIRAPRAGRVTRKNVLAGQQVAVGKPMLALVSNEPWVIANFKETQLTDMRPGQAASFEIDAYPDYEFHGYVESIQAGTGSIFSLLPPENATGNYVKVVQRVPVKLMFDPEPDEAHRLVPGMSVVPTVDVARAPRELPRQSGP, encoded by the coding sequence ATGGCTGAGCCGACGCAGTCGGTGAACGATCGCAAGAAACGACGATCCCGTGCCGGCACTCTGGTGGCGATCATCGTGGTGGCGCTGGGCGTGGTCGCCTGGTGGTGGTTGGGGCGTGGACGGGTGTCTACGGACAACGCCTTCATCCAGGCCGATATCGTGCAATTGTCGCCGCGGATCAACGGTACCGTTGCCGAAGTGCTGGTCGACGAAAATGACTGGGTCGACGCCGGACAGCCGCTGGTGCGGCTCGACCCGGTGGACTATGACGTGCAGGTTGATCAGGCTCGTGCCGCAGTGGCGACCGCGCGTGCCCAGCTCGAAACCGCCGCAGCCGACCTGGACCTGACGCGCGAGCAAAGTGAAGCCGGTGTCTTGCAGGCCGAAGCGGTCTTGCGGGCCGCACAGTCGGAGGCCTCACGCGCCGCCAAGGATGCGCAGCGCTACCGCGACCTGTTGGCCAAGGATGAAATCGCGCGTCAGCAGGTCGATCAGATCGAGACCATGGCGCAGTCCGCACGCGAGCAGGTCGAGCAGGCCCGCGCCGGCCTGCGTCAGGCGCGAACCGCGCCGCAGCAGGTTGCCGCCAGGCAGGCTCAGGTGAATGCCGCCCAGGCCCGGCTGGAGCAGGCCGAAGCCATCCTGCGTCAGGCCGAGCTTGAGCGGTCGTATTGCGAAATCCGCGCGCCGCGCGCCGGCCGTGTAACGCGCAAGAACGTGCTTGCCGGACAGCAGGTGGCGGTTGGCAAGCCGATGCTGGCGCTGGTGTCGAACGAGCCCTGGGTGATCGCCAACTTCAAGGAAACCCAGCTCACGGACATGCGTCCCGGCCAGGCGGCGAGCTTCGAGATCGACGCTTACCCGGACTATGAATTCCACGGCTACGTGGAAAGCATCCAGGCCGGCACGGGCTCCATATTCAGCCTGCTGCCGCCGGAGAACGCCACCGGGAACTATGTAAAGGTGGTGCAGCGGGTACCCGTGAAGCTGATGTTTGACCCGGAACCGGATGAGGCGCACCGGCTGGTGCCCGGCATGTCCGTGGTGCCGACCGTGGATGTCGCACGCGCCCCGCGCGAGCTGCCGCGCCAGAGCGGTCCCTAG
- a CDS encoding TspO/MBR family protein has product MNRSAILSLLGTLLLVFAVAAIGGLATASSVDTWYRALEKPVFNPPDWVFGPAWTALYLMMAVAAWRVLYSGGWTPASAALSLFAAQLALNGLWSVLFFGLRRPEWALFEILLLWLAILLTTRRFFAHDRVAGWLMLPYLAWVSFAALLNASIVRLN; this is encoded by the coding sequence ATGAACCGAAGCGCAATCCTCAGCCTGCTTGGCACCCTCCTGCTGGTTTTCGCCGTCGCCGCAATTGGCGGGCTCGCCACCGCGAGCAGTGTCGACACTTGGTATCGTGCTCTTGAGAAGCCGGTCTTCAATCCACCCGATTGGGTGTTCGGCCCAGCCTGGACAGCGCTCTACCTGATGATGGCCGTGGCCGCGTGGCGGGTTCTGTATAGCGGTGGTTGGACGCCCGCTTCAGCGGCCTTGAGCCTGTTCGCTGCGCAGCTCGCGCTGAACGGCCTCTGGTCGGTGCTGTTCTTTGGACTGCGCCGGCCGGAATGGGCCTTGTTCGAAATTCTGCTGCTGTGGCTGGCGATCCTGCTGACCACACGACGCTTCTTCGCGCACGACCGAGTCGCAGGCTGGCTGATGCTGCCATATCTAGCCTGGGTTTCGTTCGCGGCGCTGCTCAACGCCTCGATCGTACGGCTTAACTGA
- a CDS encoding DUF885 domain-containing protein, which produces MRNAFGLWLCAGLIAWANLAPAATVTNPALTEAVALYEQIDWPEMSEDDLAGDDRLLPDLSPAADQLRETSLRQVRARLVGIPAAGLDEKDRITLALLKWTVDEHIDATAFDEARMPFNSDGGFDLALNYRADRTRPATVEQAEHWLAVLGAVPDYYRANLDNLRRGVDTGFVLPHITVESVLPRVRRAAAVPVEQDPLLAPLSELPESIPEQQRTALLDRGRALIRDRIGPARADFARFLEAEYLPASTKSLAVSSLPDGEAYYRFLVRRHTTTTMTPEQIFELGQREVARIRARMQAVMEEVGFDGTLSAFIASLRADPQFVAASRQDLLEKASEIAKRVDGLLPAHFKTLPRLSYGVRAVPADIEDGYTTGRYFSGDPDKGRAGGLMINTSHLDQRPLYELPALVLHEGAPGHHIQVALAQEQDEVPDFRRELYFTPFGEGWGLYAERLGESMGIYRDAYERFGRLSYEMWRACRLVADTGIHWKHWSFEQARACFADNTAMSPLNIDIELQRYVSWPGQALGYKIGELKLVELRSRAEAALGADFDVRTFHDAVLFNGSLPMTVLEQQVEAWIAARKLEGT; this is translated from the coding sequence ATGCGAAATGCGTTCGGTCTTTGGCTGTGCGCCGGCCTCATCGCCTGGGCGAACCTGGCCCCGGCCGCAACCGTAACCAACCCGGCCCTGACCGAAGCCGTTGCGCTCTACGAGCAGATCGACTGGCCGGAAATGAGCGAGGATGATCTGGCGGGCGACGACCGGCTGCTGCCGGATCTCAGTCCTGCGGCAGACCAATTGCGCGAAACCAGTCTGCGTCAGGTGCGGGCACGACTCGTCGGGATCCCGGCCGCAGGCCTGGATGAAAAGGATCGCATCACCCTGGCCCTGCTCAAATGGACGGTCGACGAGCACATCGACGCCACCGCGTTCGATGAGGCGCGCATGCCCTTCAACAGCGACGGCGGTTTCGACCTCGCGCTGAACTACCGCGCGGACCGCACCCGCCCCGCCACGGTCGAGCAGGCCGAGCACTGGCTGGCGGTACTGGGAGCCGTTCCGGACTACTACCGCGCCAACCTCGACAATCTGCGGCGGGGTGTCGACACCGGATTCGTGTTGCCGCACATCACGGTCGAATCGGTGTTGCCGCGTGTACGCAGGGCGGCGGCGGTGCCGGTCGAACAGGACCCTCTGCTGGCGCCGTTGTCGGAGCTACCGGAATCGATTCCAGAGCAGCAGCGGACGGCGCTGCTCGACCGAGGACGCGCGCTGATCCGCGACCGGATCGGCCCGGCGCGCGCCGACTTCGCCCGCTTCCTCGAAGCCGAATACCTGCCGGCCTCGACGAAAAGCCTGGCGGTGTCCTCGCTGCCGGATGGCGAGGCCTACTACCGCTTCCTGGTGCGACGTCATACCACGACCACGATGACGCCCGAGCAGATCTTCGAACTCGGCCAGCGCGAGGTGGCGCGAATTCGCGCGCGCATGCAGGCGGTGATGGAGGAGGTCGGCTTCGACGGTACGCTCAGCGCGTTCATCGCCAGCCTGCGCGCCGACCCGCAATTCGTGGCGGCCAGCCGTCAGGACCTGCTCGAAAAGGCGTCCGAAATCGCCAAGCGCGTCGATGGCCTGCTGCCGGCCCACTTCAAGACCTTGCCACGGCTCAGCTATGGCGTGCGCGCGGTGCCGGCGGACATCGAGGACGGCTACACCACCGGCCGTTATTTTTCCGGCGATCCGGACAAGGGCCGGGCCGGCGGGTTGATGATCAACACCTCACATCTCGACCAGCGCCCGCTCTATGAGCTTCCGGCGTTGGTATTGCACGAAGGCGCGCCCGGTCACCACATTCAGGTCGCGCTCGCGCAGGAACAGGACGAAGTGCCGGATTTCCGCCGCGAGCTGTATTTCACGCCGTTCGGCGAAGGCTGGGGCCTGTACGCGGAGCGCCTCGGCGAAAGCATGGGAATCTACCGCGATGCCTACGAGCGGTTCGGTCGTTTGTCCTACGAAATGTGGCGCGCCTGCCGCCTGGTCGCCGATACGGGTATTCACTGGAAGCACTGGAGCTTCGAGCAGGCCCGTGCCTGTTTCGCCGACAACACCGCGATGTCGCCGCTGAACATCGATATCGAATTGCAGCGCTACGTCTCCTGGCCCGGGCAGGCGCTCGGCTACAAGATCGGCGAACTCAAACTGGTTGAGCTGCGTTCCAGAGCCGAAGCTGCCCTCGGTGCGGACTTTGACGTACGCACCTTCCATGACGCCGTGCTGTTCAACGGATCGCTGCCGATGACGGTGCTGGAACAGCAGGTGGAGGCATGGATCGCGGCGCGAAAGCTCGAGGGAACCTGA
- a CDS encoding TolC family protein, whose amino-acid sequence MNHLQRDSAPCSKSCKARGLVLIGAMLLCSGAAWAAEAPLTLEQAIHDAVARAPSSLAASAAVSTADAEARQADGSLRPQVDLAASQTRATTNLAAQGLMLPGLDPLIGPFSTFDARVELSQVIFDWSRVLQSRSARLAVDVAKAQAALAREHAASRAAIAYINVLGSEQGLEAGKANLALSEDLYRLAVDQRDAGVASGIDVARAETAVSQNRFRVSEADTALQTARLNLRRAIALPSDQPMNLTGRLQRQQVMVPEPEQALSVARRTRPDLLVIAAQLDQLDQLLAAARSERLPKLVAYADYGYSGSTPVQNEERTYRYGASVEVPIFTGGTIGAATDAALSRITEARLRADDLNAQVEEDVLTALVQVRNRAEQVDAAASTRSLAERELTLARDRFSQGVADNIEVVSAQASLTEARAGYVQALAGFQQARVNLAAALGQAETFSLEQNVIASPAAASPASRNDGGGLGVAERNNHG is encoded by the coding sequence ATGAACCATCTTCAGCGCGATAGTGCGCCCTGCTCGAAGTCCTGCAAGGCACGTGGCCTGGTCCTGATCGGCGCCATGCTCTTGTGCAGCGGGGCCGCATGGGCCGCCGAGGCGCCCTTGACGCTCGAACAGGCGATTCACGATGCGGTGGCGCGTGCGCCATCCTCGCTCGCCGCCAGCGCCGCGGTGAGCACCGCAGACGCCGAGGCGCGACAGGCCGACGGCAGCCTCCGGCCACAGGTTGATCTGGCGGCCTCGCAGACGCGCGCAACCACCAATCTGGCGGCGCAGGGCCTCATGCTTCCGGGCCTCGATCCCCTCATCGGTCCGTTTTCGACCTTCGACGCACGGGTCGAGCTGTCGCAAGTGATCTTCGACTGGAGTCGCGTGCTGCAGAGCCGCAGCGCACGCCTGGCGGTCGACGTCGCCAAGGCGCAGGCGGCGCTGGCGCGTGAGCACGCGGCCTCACGTGCGGCGATCGCCTATATCAATGTGCTGGGTTCGGAACAGGGGCTCGAAGCAGGCAAGGCCAACCTCGCGCTGTCCGAGGATCTTTACAGGCTGGCGGTCGATCAGCGTGATGCCGGCGTGGCTTCCGGAATCGACGTGGCGCGTGCCGAAACGGCTGTTTCGCAGAACCGCTTTCGTGTGTCCGAGGCGGATACCGCCTTGCAGACGGCGCGCCTGAATTTGCGCCGCGCGATTGCGTTGCCGAGCGACCAGCCCATGAACCTGACGGGTCGTCTGCAACGCCAGCAAGTCATGGTGCCGGAGCCCGAACAGGCGCTTTCGGTGGCGCGACGCACGCGGCCCGATCTGTTGGTGATCGCGGCGCAGCTCGATCAGCTCGATCAGCTCCTGGCCGCGGCCAGGAGCGAACGTCTGCCCAAACTCGTGGCATATGCCGACTACGGCTATTCCGGCAGTACCCCGGTACAGAACGAGGAACGGACCTATCGCTATGGCGCCAGCGTCGAAGTGCCGATTTTCACCGGCGGAACCATCGGCGCCGCCACCGATGCCGCCCTGAGTCGCATCACTGAAGCACGCCTGCGTGCGGACGATCTCAATGCCCAGGTCGAGGAGGATGTGCTCACGGCATTGGTGCAGGTACGCAATCGTGCCGAGCAGGTGGACGCTGCGGCGTCGACCCGTTCCCTGGCGGAGCGTGAGCTGACGCTGGCGCGAGACCGCTTCAGCCAGGGCGTGGCGGACAACATCGAAGTGGTGTCCGCGCAGGCATCGTTGACCGAGGCGCGGGCGGGCTACGTGCAGGCACTGGCCGGCTTCCAGCAGGCGCGCGTCAATCTCGCGGCGGCATTGGGGCAGGCCGAAACATTCAGTCTGGAACAGAATGTGATTGCCTCGCCTGCTGCTGCGAGCCCTGCGAGCCGCAATGACGGCGGAGGGCTTGGCGTAGCCGAAAGGAACAACCATGGCTGA
- a CDS encoding 2-oxoadipate dioxygenase/decarboxylase family protein, whose translation MAQTIATAELRARFVEAATAKFATNVPDFLALQKLVADNGGRFRNDHGAIRTADPAVRDLFVEAAAVLGLQRDLDYAFPTKKLVSFDLQVPGDDSTQFKIFVSQVDLDAFPPDVTALIREDCAEQADAVDHARFRALIAKAGESGLEADEAQAFIDYFVDRLMTRNGPPMKRSTLQAVAEVSGEAASALALGPDFNHVTIDVLAAGYPGIDEMTTAMRERGFRLLPKIQGEPGSKLRQTATMAATMETPVREADGRIGSAQTERQFVEIIERGLVDRTDGAPRIFKNFLAANAEKIFDAASTHARAAAESC comes from the coding sequence ATGGCTCAGACCATTGCCACCGCCGAGCTGCGCGCCCGCTTCGTCGAAGCGGCCACGGCGAAGTTCGCGACCAATGTCCCCGATTTCCTCGCCCTGCAAAAGCTGGTGGCGGACAACGGCGGCCGGTTCCGCAACGATCACGGCGCGATCCGCACGGCCGACCCGGCGGTGCGCGATCTGTTCGTGGAGGCCGCGGCAGTGCTGGGACTCCAGCGCGACCTGGACTACGCGTTCCCGACCAAGAAACTCGTGTCATTCGATCTTCAGGTACCAGGAGACGATTCCACGCAGTTCAAGATTTTCGTGTCGCAGGTCGACCTCGACGCCTTTCCGCCGGACGTGACTGCCCTGATTCGCGAGGATTGTGCGGAGCAGGCCGATGCGGTGGATCACGCCAGGTTCAGAGCCCTGATCGCCAAGGCTGGCGAATCCGGCCTGGAAGCCGATGAGGCGCAGGCTTTCATCGACTATTTCGTCGACCGATTGATGACGCGCAACGGACCGCCGATGAAACGCAGCACACTGCAGGCAGTTGCCGAAGTCTCAGGGGAAGCCGCCAGTGCACTGGCGCTGGGGCCGGACTTCAACCACGTGACCATCGACGTGCTCGCCGCCGGCTATCCCGGCATCGACGAAATGACGACAGCGATGCGTGAACGGGGCTTCCGCCTGCTGCCGAAGATTCAGGGCGAACCCGGCAGCAAGCTGCGTCAGACGGCGACGATGGCGGCGACGATGGAGACGCCGGTGCGCGAGGCCGACGGCCGCATCGGCAGCGCGCAGACCGAAAGGCAGTTCGTGGAAATCATCGAACGCGGACTGGTCGACAGGACCGACGGTGCGCCGCGCATCTTCAAGAATTTTCTCGCCGCCAATGCCGAGAAGATCTTCGATGCCGCAAGCACGCATGCGCGCGCGGCAGCCGAAAGCTGCTGA
- a CDS encoding MarR family winged helix-turn-helix transcriptional regulator, protein MIAAVWNVSIAEYLSYRVLSLAGKHPISESATGTLGLPSEFEDYLAFSLIKTTLFLTERLNQVTAPDGLTPRHFGLLRLLHSRGPMRQTDIAELLRGDRTTVMQFIDHLERLDMVVRERDPDDRRANAVTLTAKGLDYLEANMPRMALAEDEFLEPLSLSERKRLKSLVKKLLVTHW, encoded by the coding sequence TTGATCGCCGCCGTATGGAATGTCAGTATCGCTGAATATCTGTCGTACCGCGTATTATCATTGGCCGGAAAACATCCAATCTCCGAATCGGCAACGGGTACTCTAGGCCTGCCATCCGAGTTCGAAGACTACCTTGCGTTCAGCCTGATCAAGACGACCTTGTTTCTGACCGAGCGCCTCAATCAGGTCACCGCTCCGGACGGCCTCACTCCGCGTCACTTCGGGCTGCTCCGGCTTTTGCACAGCCGTGGTCCGATGCGCCAGACGGATATCGCCGAGTTGCTGCGTGGTGACAGAACCACCGTCATGCAGTTCATCGACCATCTGGAACGTCTCGACATGGTCGTGCGCGAGCGCGATCCGGACGACCGGCGCGCCAATGCCGTGACGCTGACGGCCAAGGGCCTTGATTATCTCGAAGCCAATATGCCGCGAATGGCCTTGGCCGAGGACGAGTTTCTGGAACCGCTCAGCCTTTCAGAGCGCAAACGTCTCAAGTCTCTTGTGAAGAAGCTGTTGGTCACGCACTGGTAA
- a CDS encoding DHA2 family efflux MFS transporter permease subunit, translating into MAGISAGSAGLPASARNPYLIATVVGIAAFMEVLDISIANVALQHIAGSLSAGQEESTWVLTSYLVANGIVLPMSGWLSDLIGRRRFFIMSVGVFSVASFLCGIAPSLELLICARVLQGFGGAGLQPVSQAILSDAFPPEKRGMAFGIYGMAVVAAPAIGPTLGGWITENYSWHWIFLINVPIGMLLIALARVFVSDPPELVEARKTRMARGFKIDYLGLALITLGLGALQIVLDKGQQEDWFDSGFIQLWALFAAIGIVGAVFWELRQKDPIVNLRLLRQRNFGIANGLMFLLGFVLLSTTLLLPQLTQSLLGYNALLAGLVLTPGGMILLVLMPLMGRLVSVIDARLLIGIGCMIVGSSMLYMGTLSLDVDFNTLVWARMFQTAGLAFLFIPINTLAYVGISPDQSGSASALINLMRNVGGSFGISLTTTLLARGAQAHQVELVDRVTPLDPVYQATMDGLQAATGSEQAAHGAIYQMVVQQATMLSFVDVFHVLAIIIFACLLSVFALRKGGAPPPGAH; encoded by the coding sequence ATGGCCGGGATCAGCGCCGGCTCGGCGGGTCTTCCTGCGAGCGCCCGCAACCCGTACCTGATCGCGACGGTCGTCGGGATTGCGGCGTTCATGGAGGTGTTGGACATCTCCATCGCCAACGTCGCGCTGCAGCACATCGCCGGTTCGCTGTCTGCGGGCCAGGAGGAGTCCACCTGGGTGCTGACCTCCTATCTGGTGGCCAATGGCATCGTGCTGCCGATGAGCGGCTGGCTGTCGGATCTGATCGGCCGTCGCCGTTTTTTCATCATGTCGGTGGGCGTGTTCTCGGTGGCATCGTTCCTATGCGGGATCGCGCCCAGCCTGGAGTTGCTGATCTGCGCCCGCGTGCTGCAGGGCTTCGGCGGGGCCGGCCTGCAGCCGGTGTCGCAGGCGATCCTGTCGGATGCCTTCCCGCCGGAAAAGCGCGGCATGGCCTTCGGCATCTACGGTATGGCCGTGGTCGCGGCGCCGGCGATCGGACCTACCCTGGGAGGCTGGATCACCGAGAACTACAGCTGGCATTGGATCTTTCTGATCAATGTGCCGATCGGCATGCTGCTGATCGCGCTGGCGCGCGTGTTCGTGTCCGACCCCCCGGAACTGGTCGAGGCCCGCAAGACGCGAATGGCACGCGGGTTCAAGATCGACTACCTGGGTTTGGCTCTGATCACGCTGGGGCTCGGTGCCTTGCAGATCGTGCTCGACAAGGGCCAGCAGGAAGACTGGTTCGACTCCGGCTTCATCCAGTTGTGGGCGCTGTTCGCGGCGATAGGAATCGTCGGCGCGGTGTTCTGGGAACTGCGCCAGAAGGATCCCATCGTCAACCTGCGCCTGCTCCGGCAACGCAATTTCGGCATCGCCAACGGCCTCATGTTCTTGCTGGGCTTCGTTCTGCTCAGCACCACCCTGCTGCTGCCGCAGCTGACGCAGTCGCTGCTGGGATACAACGCGCTGCTGGCCGGCCTGGTGCTGACGCCCGGCGGCATGATCCTGCTGGTGCTGATGCCGCTGATGGGGCGGCTGGTGTCGGTGATCGACGCCCGTCTGCTGATCGGCATCGGCTGCATGATCGTCGGCAGCTCGATGCTCTACATGGGCACGCTGAGTCTGGACGTGGACTTCAATACGCTGGTGTGGGCGCGCATGTTCCAGACTGCGGGGCTGGCCTTTCTGTTCATACCGATCAATACCCTGGCCTATGTCGGGATCTCGCCCGACCAGAGCGGTTCCGCCTCCGCGCTCATCAACCTGATGCGCAACGTCGGCGGCAGTTTCGGCATTTCACTGACCACCACACTGCTGGCGCGCGGCGCGCAGGCCCACCAGGTGGAACTGGTCGACCGTGTAACGCCGCTCGACCCGGTCTACCAGGCCACGATGGACGGCCTGCAGGCGGCCACCGGCAGTGAACAGGCAGCCCACGGCGCGATCTATCAGATGGTGGTGCAGCAGGCGACGATGTTGTCGTTCGTCGATGTCTTTCACGTGCTGGCGATCATCATCTTTGCCTGCCTGCTCTCGGTGTTCGCACTGCGCAAGGGGGGAGCGCCGCCGCCGGGTGCGCATTGA
- the apbC gene encoding iron-sulfur cluster carrier protein ApbC has protein sequence MNAHADTELLALLDQIVDPLIGRGLAEAGAVAEARREDGRAIVHLRLDFPAASLRDTLIGRVRALLTEHGIESQVTLDWAVRSHAAQQKLVPLPGIRNVIAVASGKGGVGKSTVAANFALALLAEGARVGMLDADIYGPSQPQMLGVPDEKPQSPDGKLAIPVRAHGLQVMSIGFLVDPEQPMIWRGPIVTQALMQLINDARWDDLDYLVVDMPPGTGDVQLTLAQRIPLAGAVIVTTPQDIATLDAKRGLQMFRRVEVPVLGIVENMALYTCPNCGRSEHVFGQGGGDSIAERYDVELLGSLPLSRSIREQADSGVPTVVAEPESEIALLYRSIARRAVARLAYGEAPDAFPSIEIAED, from the coding sequence GTGAACGCGCACGCCGATACCGAACTGCTGGCCCTGCTCGATCAGATCGTCGACCCCTTGATCGGTCGCGGACTGGCCGAGGCCGGGGCCGTCGCCGAGGCACGTCGCGAGGACGGCCGCGCCATCGTGCATCTGCGTCTGGACTTCCCGGCGGCGAGCCTGCGCGACACCCTGATCGGCCGGGTGCGCGCCCTGCTGACTGAACATGGCATCGAATCACAAGTCACGCTGGACTGGGCCGTGCGCTCGCATGCGGCGCAGCAGAAGCTGGTGCCTTTGCCGGGTATTCGCAATGTCATCGCCGTGGCCAGCGGCAAGGGCGGCGTCGGCAAGTCCACGGTCGCCGCAAATTTCGCGCTGGCGCTGCTGGCGGAAGGCGCGCGTGTCGGCATGCTCGATGCGGATATCTATGGCCCCAGTCAGCCGCAGATGCTGGGCGTGCCGGACGAGAAGCCGCAATCGCCGGATGGCAAGCTCGCGATCCCGGTGCGTGCGCACGGGCTGCAGGTGATGTCGATCGGTTTTCTGGTGGACCCCGAGCAGCCGATGATCTGGCGCGGCCCGATCGTCACGCAGGCGCTGATGCAGTTGATCAACGACGCGCGCTGGGACGATCTGGATTATCTCGTGGTCGATATGCCGCCCGGTACCGGCGACGTACAGCTGACGCTGGCGCAGCGCATTCCCCTGGCCGGGGCGGTGATCGTGACCACGCCGCAGGACATCGCCACGCTCGATGCCAAGCGCGGCCTGCAGATGTTCCGCCGCGTGGAAGTGCCGGTGCTCGGCATTGTCGAGAACATGGCGCTGTACACCTGTCCGAACTGCGGGCGCAGCGAGCACGTGTTCGGCCAGGGCGGCGGCGACAGTATCGCGGAGCGTTACGACGTGGAACTGCTCGGCAGCCTGCCGCTGTCGCGCTCGATCCGCGAGCAGGCCGATTCCGGTGTGCCGACCGTGGTTGCGGAGCCCGAATCCGAGATCGCCCTGCTTTATCGCAGCATCGCGCGCCGGGCCGTGGCTCGCCTGGCCTACGGCGAAGCGCCTGACGCGTTTCCGAGCATCGAGATTGCCGAGGACTGA